From Actinoplanes oblitus, a single genomic window includes:
- a CDS encoding nuclear transport factor 2 family protein, translating into MDDTSETRRVATDYVDSLERRDWERFATLLAEDVVYEMPQTRERIRGRAGYLRFNVEYPGDWHLTTRRVVADGRFAALWLDVRVGAETMDACVWLDLDEHGLVRRITDFWPEAYEPPAGREHLVERW; encoded by the coding sequence ATGGATGACACCAGTGAGACGCGGCGCGTCGCGACCGACTACGTGGACAGTCTGGAGCGGCGTGACTGGGAGCGGTTCGCGACATTGCTGGCCGAGGACGTGGTCTACGAGATGCCGCAGACCCGCGAGCGGATCCGGGGCCGGGCCGGGTACCTGCGGTTCAACGTGGAGTACCCGGGGGACTGGCACCTGACGACGCGCCGGGTGGTCGCCGACGGCAGGTTCGCCGCGCTGTGGCTGGACGTCCGGGTCGGCGCGGAGACGATGGACGCCTGCGTCTGGCTCGACCTGGACGAGCACGGTCTGGTGCGGCGGATCACCGACTTCTGGCCGGAGGCCTACGAGCCGCCGGCGGGCCGGGAGCATCTGGTCGAGCGCTGGTGA